Proteins from one methanogenic archaeon mixed culture ISO4-G1 genomic window:
- a CDS encoding digeranylgeranylglycerophospholipid reductase yields the protein MRHLIIFNAEGITVSMQISNRINDIPMSGIRKMFDLAGPDSINLGLGEPDLAPPKEAVEGMNRAASAGRNKYGPTAGIPELRKAVADRFRKYGDITGDNIMITPSGSSALLEITMSVVNPGDDVLVPSPGFVIYGPHAQLAGGTYTEYKLTDGDFQPDIDDIQSKITPRTKMLVVTTPSNPTGGVLNEESYKALCDIAADKDITILSDEVYESFIYEGRHISFMNQLDKAIVASGFSKMMAVTGWRMGFLCASKEMMEYLIKMQYHVCASPNMPAMYGILDALPNIDPYLENARGIYRKRRDLICKRINEIPGMSIEPPKGAFYAFPSYDLDMKSQELAGELVKAGLICTPGSAFGKYGEGHLRFSYAADEKKINAGMDILESTMKKLR from the coding sequence ATGCGCCACCTTATTATTTTTAATGCGGAAGGTATCACGGTCAGCATGCAGATTTCCAACAGGATAAACGACATACCGATGTCGGGTATCAGAAAGATGTTCGACCTCGCCGGTCCGGACTCCATAAACCTAGGTCTGGGCGAGCCCGACCTCGCACCTCCGAAGGAGGCGGTCGAGGGCATGAACAGGGCGGCCTCCGCGGGACGCAACAAGTACGGTCCCACCGCAGGTATCCCCGAACTGAGGAAGGCGGTCGCGGACAGGTTCAGGAAGTACGGCGACATCACGGGCGACAACATCATGATCACGCCCAGCGGATCGTCGGCACTGTTGGAGATCACCATGAGCGTTGTGAACCCGGGGGACGACGTCCTCGTACCGAGCCCCGGATTCGTCATCTACGGCCCCCACGCACAGCTGGCAGGCGGCACATATACGGAATACAAGCTCACCGACGGGGACTTCCAGCCGGACATCGACGACATCCAGTCCAAGATCACACCCAGGACGAAGATGCTGGTGGTGACCACCCCCTCGAACCCCACCGGCGGTGTCCTGAACGAGGAGAGCTACAAGGCGCTGTGCGACATAGCGGCGGACAAGGACATCACGATATTGTCCGATGAGGTCTACGAGTCCTTCATCTACGAGGGCAGGCACATCTCCTTCATGAACCAGCTGGACAAGGCCATAGTGGCAAGCGGTTTCTCCAAGATGATGGCCGTCACCGGCTGGAGGATGGGATTCCTCTGCGCCAGCAAAGAGATGATGGAATATCTCATCAAGATGCAGTACCACGTATGTGCCAGCCCCAACATGCCGGCCATGTACGGCATCCTGGATGCCCTTCCGAACATCGATCCCTATCTGGAGAACGCCAGGGGGATCTACAGGAAGAGGAGGGACCTCATCTGCAAGAGGATCAACGAGATCCCCGGCATGAGCATCGAGCCCCCCAAGGGAGCGTTCTACGCTTTCCCATCCTACGACCTGGACATGAAATCCCAGGAGCTGGCGGGGGAGCTTGTCAAGGCAGGGCTGATATGCACGCCCGGATCCGCCTTCGGGAAATACGGGGAGGGCCACCTGAGGTTCTCCTATGCGGCGGACGAGAAGAAGATCAACGCGGGTATGGACATACTCGAATCCACAATGAAGAAACTAAGGTGA
- a CDS encoding pyridoxamine 5'-phosphate oxidase family protein gives MSDFDALCKKLESMDPAKSAQMMNELSADIIDQLSVLTADGKNGVTAYLQFLLASVAADGVLAKEEFELLKPLFDGMAEKDLTYDEGVALFKEMGLDNPDSYKDVVDTMVDIIGLVSEDLKDKIVMLCLLVCAIDGEVSQKEKDWIRQLVEPLTIELTPMEAIDAFLTKAGTFTLATTCRDQPRMRVLGLKINLDDKIFFAVGTFKDVYKQLQANPKCEILASVGMDFLRWDGKAVFVDDPRFMPIVANMMPDLVKMYDEMGWKLGFFTLEGGTAEIVNVSNTKTKLF, from the coding sequence ATGAGTGATTTCGACGCACTTTGCAAGAAGCTCGAGTCCATGGACCCTGCGAAATCAGCACAGATGATGAACGAACTGTCGGCGGATATCATCGACCAGCTGTCGGTGCTCACGGCGGACGGTAAGAACGGTGTCACCGCATACCTCCAGTTCCTGCTGGCATCGGTCGCTGCGGACGGTGTCCTGGCCAAGGAGGAGTTCGAGCTCCTCAAGCCCCTCTTCGACGGAATGGCGGAGAAGGACCTGACATACGACGAGGGTGTGGCTCTCTTCAAGGAGATGGGCCTCGACAACCCCGATTCGTACAAGGACGTAGTGGACACGATGGTCGACATCATCGGCCTCGTCTCTGAGGATCTCAAGGACAAGATCGTCATGCTCTGTCTCCTGGTCTGCGCCATCGACGGAGAGGTCTCCCAGAAGGAGAAGGACTGGATCAGGCAGCTCGTGGAGCCCCTCACGATCGAGCTCACGCCCATGGAGGCGATTGACGCATTCCTGACCAAGGCCGGAACGTTCACCCTTGCAACGACCTGCAGGGACCAGCCCAGGATGAGGGTCCTCGGACTGAAGATCAACCTCGACGACAAGATCTTCTTCGCCGTCGGTACGTTCAAGGACGTCTACAAGCAGCTCCAGGCCAACCCCAAGTGCGAGATCCTCGCATCCGTGGGAATGGACTTCCTCCGCTGGGACGGAAAGGCGGTGTTCGTCGACGATCCCAGGTTCATGCCGATCGTCGCCAACATGATGCCCGACCTCGTCAAGATGTACGACGAGATGGGCTGGAAACTCGGATTCTTCACCCTCGAGGGCGGAACCGCCGAGATCGTGAACGTCTCGAACACCAAGACAAAACTCTTCTGA
- a CDS encoding DEAD/DEAH box helicase — MSEYFDKLPWFVKEYIHACRWSGFREIQNQTFKAFYSTDDHILISAGTSSGKTEAALFPVIGSLYNNPPESVGALYIGPLKALIDDQFQRMGPILGESELRITGWHGDISRSSKAKLLENPSGILQITPESLQNIISYSPEEVERLFRDLRFVVIDEVHAFMDSDRGLQLLCCLQRLEVLAHCSPRRIGLSATISDREDAAKWLSADTGRYVSIVYDGSTNDRRIRIHYNYLPKSDEETDSVERKKAVTRYYLELFRETHGYNCIVFTNSRQDAEVTAKSLRIVSEKKGYPDEVSIHHGSISKEYRKIAEERLKNPSVKNTTVATVTLELGIDVGDLDRIVQIGAPFTCSGLVQRMGRSGRRGNGQELILMCNEDEEEWWSTLDGVSLGLVKAIAMSELVLKEGWTEPPESNSMPFGLLYHQTMEYLRSGIGCKFSVLASDVLTMYPFRDIPKEQYRLMIKHLVNLGHLQVMSDQTILIGPNAERLVFGRDFCSVFSTKKEIVVKCDGKMIGSIQNLPQVEELIQLAGRVWTVVKISNDKSSIEVEECDGEACNPWRSGTPPTHTRIMQKILEVLSSDEDYPYIDDAARQRLAESRETARSIGMTSMFSERKGGFRMYPWLGTRQFDTLRRILQKVIGTDSIRSFQPYYIDIRTKLSEEQILDRVRDYAEEEDPIRLAYDEDLLKYGKYDRFVPESLLIRQFAVDRLDMDLDL; from the coding sequence ATGAGCGAGTACTTCGACAAGCTCCCCTGGTTCGTCAAAGAGTACATACACGCCTGCAGGTGGTCCGGCTTCAGGGAGATCCAGAACCAGACCTTCAAGGCATTCTATTCGACCGACGACCACATCCTGATATCCGCCGGTACGTCCAGCGGTAAGACCGAGGCGGCGCTGTTCCCTGTGATCGGTTCCCTCTACAACAACCCCCCGGAGAGCGTCGGTGCCCTCTACATAGGTCCCCTGAAGGCCCTCATAGACGACCAGTTCCAGAGGATGGGGCCCATCCTGGGCGAATCAGAGCTCAGGATCACGGGATGGCACGGGGACATCAGCAGAAGCTCCAAGGCGAAGCTCCTGGAGAACCCCTCCGGGATCCTCCAGATAACCCCCGAGTCTCTGCAGAACATCATATCCTATTCCCCTGAGGAGGTGGAACGCTTGTTCCGCGACCTCAGGTTCGTGGTCATCGACGAGGTCCACGCCTTCATGGACTCGGACAGGGGACTGCAGTTGTTGTGCTGCCTCCAGAGATTGGAGGTACTGGCACATTGCAGTCCGAGGAGGATCGGCCTATCGGCCACGATATCCGACAGGGAGGATGCCGCGAAGTGGCTCTCCGCGGATACCGGCAGGTACGTGAGCATCGTTTACGACGGTTCCACCAACGACCGCCGCATCCGCATCCATTACAACTACCTCCCGAAGAGCGACGAGGAGACGGACAGCGTCGAGAGGAAGAAGGCGGTCACCAGGTACTATCTCGAACTGTTCAGGGAGACCCACGGGTACAACTGCATAGTCTTCACCAACAGCAGGCAGGACGCGGAGGTCACCGCGAAGTCCCTGAGGATCGTGTCCGAGAAGAAGGGCTACCCCGACGAGGTCTCGATCCATCACGGAAGCATCTCGAAGGAGTACAGGAAGATCGCCGAGGAGAGGCTGAAGAACCCCTCGGTGAAGAACACCACCGTAGCCACCGTCACGCTGGAACTGGGGATAGACGTCGGAGACCTGGACAGGATCGTCCAGATCGGCGCGCCGTTCACATGCTCCGGGCTCGTCCAGAGGATGGGCCGTTCCGGGAGGAGGGGCAACGGTCAGGAGCTCATCCTCATGTGCAACGAGGACGAGGAGGAATGGTGGTCGACTCTGGACGGCGTATCCCTCGGACTCGTGAAGGCCATAGCCATGTCCGAACTGGTCCTGAAGGAAGGGTGGACCGAGCCCCCCGAGAGCAACAGCATGCCCTTCGGGCTGCTGTACCATCAGACGATGGAGTACCTCCGTTCGGGGATCGGCTGCAAGTTCTCGGTACTGGCATCGGATGTCCTGACCATGTACCCCTTCAGGGACATCCCCAAGGAGCAGTACAGGCTGATGATCAAGCATCTCGTGAACCTCGGCCATCTGCAGGTAATGTCCGACCAGACCATCCTCATCGGACCCAACGCCGAGAGGCTGGTGTTCGGAAGGGACTTCTGCTCGGTGTTCTCGACGAAAAAAGAGATCGTCGTGAAGTGCGACGGGAAGATGATCGGTTCCATCCAGAACCTTCCGCAGGTCGAGGAGCTCATACAGCTCGCCGGAAGGGTCTGGACTGTGGTCAAGATCTCCAACGACAAGTCCTCGATAGAGGTCGAGGAGTGCGACGGCGAGGCATGCAACCCGTGGAGGTCCGGCACGCCCCCCACCCACACCAGGATCATGCAGAAGATTCTGGAGGTGCTCTCCTCCGACGAGGACTACCCGTACATAGACGATGCGGCCAGGCAGCGCCTCGCCGAGAGCAGGGAGACCGCCAGGTCCATAGGCATGACATCCATGTTCTCCGAGAGGAAAGGGGGATTCAGGATGTACCCCTGGTTGGGGACTAGGCAGTTCGACACCCTCCGCAGGATCCTCCAGAAGGTCATCGGAACGGATTCTATCAGATCCTTCCAGCCCTATTACATCGACATACGCACGAAGCTGTCCGAGGAGCAGATCCTGGACAGGGTCAGGGACTACGCAGAAGAGGAGGACCCCATCAGGCTGGCGTACGACGAGGATCTCCTGAAGTACGGCAAGTACGACAGGTTCGTCCCCGAATCCCTGCTCATCAGGCAGTTCGCCGTGGACAGGCTGGATATGGACCTGGACCTCTGA
- a CDS encoding mevalonate kinase Mvk, with amino-acid sequence MTPEWYTASAPGKFVVLGEHSVVYGKPAVVLATNRRITCSVRRSHRNSINGFYLDFSKQPHINYLTRDTSYCLDFLTTSEVPSGAGMGSSAALSAAVAMALDAERGGGLDERGFVEEAYNAELSAQGTGSPMDASACVHGGGVAINIPNEPNELWTISRGNRTWRVTDIDVPELSFVIGNTGVKAPTGPQVDKVRRYFSKNGFAGEIIEEMGSVTLEGFKALKRGDSELLGRLMTNDHKLLSILGVSCKELNKLVNAALPYSYGAKLTGSGGGGCMVALTDSPEKVAEVIKSRGGTPYIMKSGVPGLRMELNPASGTPMEIPTDEA; translated from the coding sequence ATGACACCAGAATGGTATACCGCCTCCGCCCCGGGAAAATTCGTGGTCCTGGGCGAACACTCCGTCGTGTACGGGAAACCAGCGGTCGTCCTCGCGACGAACCGCAGGATCACGTGCAGCGTCAGGCGCAGCCATAGGAATTCCATCAACGGTTTCTATCTCGATTTCAGCAAGCAGCCGCACATCAACTACCTCACCAGGGACACGTCCTACTGCCTGGATTTCCTCACGACGAGCGAGGTCCCGTCCGGAGCGGGCATGGGATCCTCCGCGGCGCTCTCCGCGGCGGTCGCGATGGCATTGGACGCGGAGCGCGGAGGAGGCCTGGACGAGAGGGGGTTCGTGGAGGAGGCGTACAACGCCGAGCTCAGCGCACAGGGGACTGGATCCCCGATGGACGCCTCGGCCTGCGTCCACGGAGGAGGAGTAGCGATCAACATCCCCAACGAACCAAACGAACTATGGACGATCAGCCGCGGGAACAGGACCTGGAGGGTCACCGACATCGATGTGCCAGAACTGTCATTCGTCATCGGCAACACAGGCGTGAAGGCCCCTACGGGACCGCAGGTCGACAAAGTCAGGAGATACTTCAGCAAGAACGGCTTCGCGGGCGAGATCATCGAGGAGATGGGGTCCGTGACGCTCGAGGGGTTCAAGGCCCTGAAGAGAGGCGACAGCGAACTGCTCGGACGCCTCATGACGAACGACCACAAGCTACTGTCCATCCTCGGCGTCTCATGCAAGGAGCTGAACAAACTGGTCAACGCCGCACTGCCCTATTCCTACGGTGCGAAGCTCACCGGTTCCGGCGGCGGAGGCTGCATGGTCGCCCTGACCGACAGTCCCGAGAAGGTCGCCGAGGTCATCAAATCAAGGGGCGGAACGCCCTACATCATGAAGAGCGGCGTGCCCGGACTCCGCATGGAGCTCAACCCCGCATCCGGAACGCCGATGGAAATCCCCACCGATGAGGCCTGA
- a CDS encoding 4Fe-4S dicluster domain-containing protein, which translates to MGLIEEEIARLMQKCISCGKCTPRCPSYEYGGVDPHEVMIGGEVDVSKCILCGTCSQVCRRTDPFTVMRDLKALANNLHVSDVYKETGLAMKRAEHPSRTELVPQWDGNDVYVMPGCVVECKAPFLEYAACKAVQSVGKTCSELKDSGCCLRPPQFRDIRETEQREILSKMVSNAEGREVITLCGGCTEALVGFGLDTTNMIMFLHNNIDRLPRFGMTFKVAIEPGCSCMSLKKEMIEVVEALGCEYVGNDTGCCGKDTELAPQMMADREKECGNGCLIVVACPKCFTEYDAIPDGMPVVYLPELVAWAAGDTGTFGYHTIPIRPDDEDFYRPRFEGHIPKKGKGMRW; encoded by the coding sequence ATGGGTCTGATCGAAGAGGAGATAGCAAGACTGATGCAGAAGTGCATCAGCTGCGGGAAATGCACCCCCAGATGCCCTTCTTACGAATACGGCGGCGTGGATCCCCACGAAGTCATGATCGGCGGGGAGGTAGACGTCTCCAAATGCATCCTCTGCGGCACATGCTCGCAGGTCTGCAGGAGGACGGATCCTTTCACTGTCATGAGGGACCTCAAGGCCCTCGCCAACAATCTCCACGTATCCGACGTCTACAAGGAGACGGGATTGGCCATGAAGAGGGCGGAGCACCCCTCCAGGACGGAACTGGTCCCGCAATGGGACGGAAATGACGTGTACGTCATGCCGGGGTGCGTCGTGGAGTGCAAGGCACCCTTCCTGGAATACGCCGCATGCAAAGCGGTACAATCCGTCGGGAAGACATGCTCCGAGCTGAAGGATTCGGGCTGCTGCCTCCGTCCTCCCCAGTTCAGGGACATCCGCGAGACGGAACAGCGCGAGATACTCTCGAAGATGGTCTCTAATGCGGAGGGCAGGGAGGTCATCACACTCTGCGGCGGATGCACCGAGGCCTTGGTTGGCTTCGGTCTCGACACCACGAACATGATCATGTTCCTCCATAACAACATCGACAGGCTCCCAAGGTTCGGAATGACATTCAAGGTCGCAATTGAGCCGGGATGCTCGTGCATGTCCCTCAAGAAGGAGATGATCGAGGTCGTTGAGGCCCTCGGATGCGAATACGTGGGGAACGACACGGGATGCTGCGGGAAGGACACGGAACTGGCACCGCAGATGATGGCCGACAGGGAGAAGGAGTGCGGGAACGGCTGCCTCATAGTCGTGGCATGCCCCAAGTGCTTCACCGAATACGACGCCATACCCGACGGCATGCCCGTGGTGTACCTCCCGGAGCTCGTCGCATGGGCGGCTGGGGACACTGGCACATTCGGATATCATACCATCCCGATAAGGCCGGACGACGAGGATTTCTACAGGCCCAGATTCGAGGGTCACATACCCAAGAAGGGCAAGGGAATGAGATGGTGA
- a CDS encoding radical SAM domain-containing protein, which translates to MTKTSVEYTAAKGLPKKTRSICPECGKIIEATILEKDGMVMMEKDCPEHGHFSDKVWTDVDLYLKAEKFAANGIGIHNAMNETIKDNDDTAHIVIDNERIDMLSCTMIANVDLTNRCNMHCPICFANANDQGYVYEPTFEEVHKMLVALRSEKPIANTAVQFAGGEPTVHPRFVDIIADAKKLGFAQIQVATNGLEFAYHYEFLKAAKEAGLNTIYLQFDGMDDEVYLRVRGRKMWANKQKVLENCRRLAQDGLHSPSIVLVPVIINGVNDNIVGDIVRFAFDNSDVIRAVNFQPVAFTGRVTKEELETGRFTLTDLVDRVEKQTGYACKDDWYPVPAVAPISKFASILLGKTKVTFTTHPHCGIATYLFQDDKGNVVPFPRFVDVERFSVELNKISDKMETARFKKLYALKLIKLLNSCIDESKMPEGLTKKKFIDMISGVMGSDSKKALANFSWKMMLLAGMHFQDSYNYDIERVRRCGVHYITPDCRLYPFCAYNSGPEFRREIEAKFSIPVAEWKKLHKEEADKIDAALIVPEDERGPE; encoded by the coding sequence ATGACAAAGACGTCAGTAGAATATACGGCCGCTAAAGGTCTTCCGAAGAAGACAAGGTCGATTTGTCCGGAATGCGGTAAGATCATCGAAGCCACCATCCTCGAGAAGGACGGAATGGTCATGATGGAGAAGGACTGCCCGGAGCACGGTCATTTCAGTGACAAGGTCTGGACGGACGTGGATCTCTACCTGAAGGCAGAGAAGTTCGCTGCCAACGGAATCGGAATCCACAACGCGATGAACGAGACGATCAAGGACAACGACGACACCGCTCACATCGTCATCGACAACGAGAGGATCGACATGCTCTCCTGTACGATGATCGCGAACGTCGATCTGACCAACAGGTGCAACATGCACTGCCCCATCTGCTTCGCGAACGCCAACGACCAGGGATACGTCTACGAGCCGACCTTCGAGGAGGTCCACAAGATGCTCGTCGCCCTCAGGTCCGAGAAGCCCATCGCGAACACCGCGGTCCAGTTCGCCGGAGGGGAACCCACCGTTCACCCCAGGTTCGTCGACATCATCGCTGACGCCAAGAAGCTTGGATTCGCTCAGATCCAGGTCGCCACCAACGGTCTCGAGTTCGCATACCACTACGAATTCCTCAAGGCCGCCAAGGAAGCGGGTCTCAACACCATCTACCTCCAGTTCGACGGAATGGATGACGAGGTCTACCTCAGGGTCAGGGGAAGGAAGATGTGGGCCAACAAGCAGAAGGTCCTGGAGAACTGCAGGCGCCTCGCTCAGGACGGCCTCCACAGTCCCTCGATCGTGCTGGTCCCCGTCATCATCAACGGGGTCAACGACAACATCGTCGGGGACATAGTCAGGTTCGCCTTCGACAACTCCGATGTGATCAGGGCGGTCAATTTCCAGCCCGTGGCCTTCACCGGAAGGGTGACCAAGGAGGAGCTGGAGACCGGAAGGTTCACACTCACAGACCTCGTCGACAGGGTCGAGAAGCAGACAGGTTACGCATGCAAGGACGACTGGTACCCCGTCCCTGCGGTCGCACCCATCTCCAAGTTCGCCTCGATCCTCCTCGGTAAGACGAAGGTCACTTTCACGACGCACCCCCACTGCGGAATAGCCACATACCTATTCCAGGACGATAAGGGCAATGTGGTCCCGTTCCCCAGGTTCGTGGACGTCGAGAGGTTCTCCGTGGAGCTCAATAAGATCTCCGACAAGATGGAGACAGCGAGATTCAAGAAGCTCTACGCACTGAAGCTCATCAAGCTGCTCAACAGCTGCATCGACGAGAGCAAGATGCCCGAGGGACTCACGAAGAAGAAGTTCATAGACATGATCTCCGGTGTCATGGGAAGCGATTCCAAGAAGGCGCTTGCCAACTTCTCCTGGAAGATGATGCTCCTCGCCGGAATGCACTTCCAGGACAGCTACAACTACGATATCGAGAGGGTCAGGCGCTGCGGTGTCCACTACATCACTCCCGACTGCCGTCTCTACCCGTTCTGCGCATACAACAGCGGACCCGAGTTCCGCAGGGAGATCGAGGCCAAGTTCTCGATACCTGTCGCAGAGTGGAAGAAACTTCACAAGGAAGAGGCCGACAAGATCGACGCGGCACTTATCGTGCCCGAAGACGAGAGAGGGCCGGAGTGA
- a CDS encoding 4Fe-4S binding domain-containing protein, translating into MISVNVDKCLHCGGCVGSCPKNAIYLNDFVLEFNSDCINCGICVKLCPVGALTKE; encoded by the coding sequence ATGATCAGCGTCAACGTGGACAAATGTCTCCATTGCGGAGGCTGCGTGGGCTCCTGCCCCAAGAATGCGATCTACCTGAACGATTTCGTTCTGGAATTCAACAGCGACTGCATCAACTGCGGCATATGTGTGAAGCTCTGCCCCGTTGGAGCCTTGACAAAGGAGTGA
- a CDS encoding digeranylgeranylglycerophospholipid reductase produces the protein MRTIKCDVVIVGAGPGGSMAAKYCAQGGMDTLLIEKKAEIGAPLRCAEGVSKSWLDEVGIKPEASWIRADMKGAIIKSTKGTTYQLDESKAGNEVGYVLERHLFDKALARDAANAGAKIMMRTACTGIIREDGKIVGIKAKSMGEEIEIRCKAVVAADGYESQVARWAGIDTTLKLSDIDSCIQYRMCNIDITPDYCEFVIGSCAPGGYIWVFPKGDKIANVGIGVAGQKCTRGADAKYYLDKWIAEDPRFKNGQILEIMGGFVSTCPGLDCAVDDNIILVGDAARIIDPITGGGICHACRTGMYAGQVLSECNKTGDFSKKALMPYEKRWRDRMEDKLFRNWMAKEKLATMDDDTIDDIIKMISTSKITNVTVYNLLKAIKEKYPKVVEGFEDLI, from the coding sequence ATGAGGACAATCAAATGTGACGTCGTCATCGTCGGGGCCGGCCCCGGCGGAAGCATGGCCGCAAAGTACTGCGCCCAGGGCGGAATGGATACGCTCCTGATCGAGAAGAAGGCCGAGATCGGTGCGCCCCTCAGGTGCGCAGAGGGAGTCTCCAAGTCCTGGCTGGACGAGGTGGGGATCAAGCCCGAAGCGTCCTGGATCAGGGCGGACATGAAGGGAGCGATCATCAAGTCCACAAAGGGCACGACATATCAGCTGGACGAGTCCAAGGCCGGCAACGAGGTCGGATACGTGCTGGAGAGGCACCTGTTCGACAAGGCGCTGGCAAGGGACGCGGCGAACGCGGGTGCCAAGATCATGATGAGGACCGCCTGCACCGGAATCATCCGCGAGGACGGCAAGATCGTCGGTATCAAGGCCAAGAGCATGGGAGAGGAGATCGAGATCCGCTGCAAGGCCGTCGTGGCCGCCGACGGATACGAGTCCCAGGTCGCAAGGTGGGCCGGGATCGACACCACACTGAAGCTGAGCGACATCGACTCGTGCATCCAGTACAGGATGTGCAACATCGACATCACCCCCGACTACTGCGAGTTCGTAATCGGGTCCTGCGCACCCGGAGGATACATCTGGGTCTTCCCCAAGGGCGACAAGATCGCCAACGTCGGAATCGGCGTGGCAGGACAGAAGTGCACCAGGGGAGCGGACGCCAAATACTATCTGGACAAGTGGATCGCTGAGGACCCCAGGTTCAAGAACGGACAGATCCTCGAGATCATGGGTGGATTCGTATCCACATGCCCCGGACTCGACTGCGCCGTGGACGATAACATCATCCTCGTCGGAGATGCCGCGAGGATCATCGACCCCATCACCGGCGGAGGAATCTGCCACGCATGCAGGACCGGAATGTACGCCGGTCAGGTGCTCTCGGAGTGTAACAAGACAGGGGACTTCTCGAAGAAGGCCCTGATGCCCTACGAGAAGAGATGGCGCGACAGGATGGAGGACAAGCTGTTCAGGAACTGGATGGCCAAGGAGAAGCTGGCCACCATGGATGATGACACGATCGACGACATCATCAAGATGATCAGCACCTCCAAGATCACAAACGTCACGGTCTACAACCTCCTCAAGGCGATCAAGGAGAAGTACCCTAAGGTCGTCGAGGGATTCGAGGACCTGATCTGA